A part of Cannabis sativa cultivar Pink pepper isolate KNU-18-1 chromosome 6, ASM2916894v1, whole genome shotgun sequence genomic DNA contains:
- the LOC133038884 gene encoding uncharacterized protein LOC133038884 isoform X1 produces MMSMLCRHFLTFLTFKFVWSLIFQMAPRLIIPAPEHFTGRVTYRGTGIFAKIKARFEEFNLNNTAKESRFGSFWNVVPLTFSSVLFHQLMLHKMKVDAQEELRMRFYVGRKEVRFGVLEFALITGLDFSSGPTEEEKAAQVARSGSDRLINKYFNRSDSVKTEALQLQFTNCQNPEDLYKLGLCLFVESVLLGCEANALITPHILRYVEDLEFFFRIPWGKHSFARLMHSLQKDMLKQKANYEKKLSSDVQHECKYTAYGFAPAVQYWAYEAILEVGKRYGTNHGIRFPRMLSWTSKGDIGKKDVSALFSRRNLEVVKGLLPRTEEEAFVRTISYDGVENLVDDVVDDTEAEAGSQVPETQVPDTQERDTQATGSEPQPSAPSSSGVRGVEYTDLVARLDRIEADTQGLYAAHVELKKAYETSHVELKGGQNVIMEQLRHILAMLNRPPTTASAPEAPADPSTPPPATSPPVEEDEVFPDDYDPYEGAPATPIEAQPLIHVHDTESQGEILSIEAQPVVVKSRKRKRKPPVWFGDYTEMKRRHRPSSTFDPLEPPDEKLLTTF; encoded by the exons atgatgtcgatgttatgtcgacatttcttaacttttttgacatttaaatttgtttggtctttgatttttcagatggctcccagactcattattccagcacccgagcatttcactggccgcgtcacatataggggcactggaatttttgcaaaaatcaaAGCTCGGTTTGAGGAGTTCAACCTTAATAACACGGCGAAGGAAAGCCGTTTCGGGAGCTTCTGGAATGTCGTACCACTGACATTctcctcggtgttatttcaccagctgatgctccacaaaatgaaagtggatgctcaggaggagttgaggatgaggttttatgttggtcggaaggaggtccgattcggggtgctggagtttgcactcattacgggtttggacttctcctcggggccaacagaagaggagaaggctgcgcaggtcgcgcgctcggggtcagaccgattgatcaacaaatatttcaaccgGTCTGATAGTGTGAAGACAGAAGCACTCCAACTTCAGTTCACAAACTGCCAGAAcccggaagacttgtacaagctcggcttgtgcttgtttgtggagtcagtGCTTCTGGGCTGCGAGGCCAACGCGCTGATCACGCCTCACATACTTAGATATGTGGAAgacctcgagttcttcttccggattccttgggggaagcactcattcgccagactcatgcactcgcttcagaaagacatgttgaaacagaaggccaactacgagaagaagctgagttcggatgttcagcacgagtgcaaatacacagcatatggcttcgcacctgcagtccaatattgggcgtacgaggccattttggaggttggcaagaggtatggcacgaaccacgggattcggttccccaggatgcttagctggacgagcaaaggcgatattgggaagaaagacgtcagcgcattattttctagacgg aatctggaagtggtgaaggggctacttccacggacagaggaggaggcatttgtgaggacaatatcttacgatggtgtggagAACCTGGTTGATGATGTTGTGGATGACACAGAGGCTGAGGCAGGTAGTCAGGTACCAGAGACTCAGGTCCCAGACACTCAGGAAAGAGACACTCAG gccactggttcagaacctcagcccagtgcaccatcttcatcaggcgttcggggtgtcgagtacactgatttagtggctcggttggataggatcgaggctgacactcagggtctgtatgctgctcatgtcgagctgaagaaggcatacgagaccagccatgtagagctgaagggtggtcagaacgtaattatggagcagctcagacacatattggccatgttgaatcgtccgccaaCGACAGCTTCAGCTCCGGAGGCCCCAGCAGATCCATCTACCCCACCACCAGCTACTTCACCCCCAGTAGAAGAGGATGAGGTCTTCCCCGACGATTACGATCCTTATGAGGGAGCTCCAGCGACTCCGATCGAGGCACAACCTCttatccatgtacatgacaccgagtcgcagggtgagattctgtccatagaggcacaacctgtagtggttaagagtcggaagaggaagagaaagcctcctgtatggttcggtgactatacggagatgaagaggagacataggccatcttcgacttttgatcccctggagccaccggatgagaaattgttaaccactttctga
- the LOC133038884 gene encoding uncharacterized protein LOC133038884 isoform X2 yields the protein MAPRLIIPAPEHFTGRVTYRGTGIFAKIKARFEEFNLNNTAKESRFGSFWNVVPLTFSSVLFHQLMLHKMKVDAQEELRMRFYVGRKEVRFGVLEFALITGLDFSSGPTEEEKAAQVARSGSDRLINKYFNRSDSVKTEALQLQFTNCQNPEDLYKLGLCLFVESVLLGCEANALITPHILRYVEDLEFFFRIPWGKHSFARLMHSLQKDMLKQKANYEKKLSSDVQHECKYTAYGFAPAVQYWAYEAILEVGKRYGTNHGIRFPRMLSWTSKGDIGKKDVSALFSRRNLEVVKGLLPRTEEEAFVRTISYDGVENLVDDVVDDTEAEAGSQVPETQVPDTQERDTQATGSEPQPSAPSSSGVRGVEYTDLVARLDRIEADTQGLYAAHVELKKAYETSHVELKGGQNVIMEQLRHILAMLNRPPTTASAPEAPADPSTPPPATSPPVEEDEVFPDDYDPYEGAPATPIEAQPLIHVHDTESQGEILSIEAQPVVVKSRKRKRKPPVWFGDYTEMKRRHRPSSTFDPLEPPDEKLLTTF from the exons atggctcccagactcattattccagcacccgagcatttcactggccgcgtcacatataggggcactggaatttttgcaaaaatcaaAGCTCGGTTTGAGGAGTTCAACCTTAATAACACGGCGAAGGAAAGCCGTTTCGGGAGCTTCTGGAATGTCGTACCACTGACATTctcctcggtgttatttcaccagctgatgctccacaaaatgaaagtggatgctcaggaggagttgaggatgaggttttatgttggtcggaaggaggtccgattcggggtgctggagtttgcactcattacgggtttggacttctcctcggggccaacagaagaggagaaggctgcgcaggtcgcgcgctcggggtcagaccgattgatcaacaaatatttcaaccgGTCTGATAGTGTGAAGACAGAAGCACTCCAACTTCAGTTCACAAACTGCCAGAAcccggaagacttgtacaagctcggcttgtgcttgtttgtggagtcagtGCTTCTGGGCTGCGAGGCCAACGCGCTGATCACGCCTCACATACTTAGATATGTGGAAgacctcgagttcttcttccggattccttgggggaagcactcattcgccagactcatgcactcgcttcagaaagacatgttgaaacagaaggccaactacgagaagaagctgagttcggatgttcagcacgagtgcaaatacacagcatatggcttcgcacctgcagtccaatattgggcgtacgaggccattttggaggttggcaagaggtatggcacgaaccacgggattcggttccccaggatgcttagctggacgagcaaaggcgatattgggaagaaagacgtcagcgcattattttctagacgg aatctggaagtggtgaaggggctacttccacggacagaggaggaggcatttgtgaggacaatatcttacgatggtgtggagAACCTGGTTGATGATGTTGTGGATGACACAGAGGCTGAGGCAGGTAGTCAGGTACCAGAGACTCAGGTCCCAGACACTCAGGAAAGAGACACTCAG gccactggttcagaacctcagcccagtgcaccatcttcatcaggcgttcggggtgtcgagtacactgatttagtggctcggttggataggatcgaggctgacactcagggtctgtatgctgctcatgtcgagctgaagaaggcatacgagaccagccatgtagagctgaagggtggtcagaacgtaattatggagcagctcagacacatattggccatgttgaatcgtccgccaaCGACAGCTTCAGCTCCGGAGGCCCCAGCAGATCCATCTACCCCACCACCAGCTACTTCACCCCCAGTAGAAGAGGATGAGGTCTTCCCCGACGATTACGATCCTTATGAGGGAGCTCCAGCGACTCCGATCGAGGCACAACCTCttatccatgtacatgacaccgagtcgcagggtgagattctgtccatagaggcacaacctgtagtggttaagagtcggaagaggaagagaaagcctcctgtatggttcggtgactatacggagatgaagaggagacataggccatcttcgacttttgatcccctggagccaccggatgagaaattgttaaccactttctga